One window of Nocardia sp. NBC_00508 genomic DNA carries:
- a CDS encoding DUF3097 domain-containing protein has protein sequence MSGRDRYGDIFSGHPRSKKRAVPTVAAERDLVVEDAATGFCGAVVGFDRSYDGEFVKLEDARGAVRLFALREAAFLIDGEPVTLVRPVAAAPKKPDRSASGSNRVEGLRARVARGSRIWVEGVHDAALVERVWGHDLRVEGVVVEHLEGLDNLAARLADFEPGPGRRVGVLVDHLVTGSKETQLTTGLGPHVLVTGHPFIDVWQAVRPSTVGIAQWPQVPRGEDWKTGVCARLRWGTPQDGWRRVYGAVTSFRDLEAPLIGAVERLIDFVTEPE, from the coding sequence GTGAGCGGGCGTGACAGGTATGGCGACATCTTCTCCGGACATCCCCGATCGAAGAAACGGGCGGTACCGACGGTCGCCGCGGAACGCGACCTCGTCGTCGAAGACGCCGCCACCGGATTCTGCGGCGCCGTGGTCGGTTTCGATCGCAGCTACGACGGCGAGTTCGTGAAGCTCGAGGACGCCCGCGGCGCGGTGCGCCTGTTCGCGCTGCGCGAGGCCGCGTTCCTCATCGACGGTGAGCCCGTGACGCTGGTCCGGCCGGTCGCGGCCGCGCCGAAGAAACCGGACCGCTCCGCCTCGGGCTCCAACCGGGTCGAGGGTCTGCGGGCGCGGGTGGCCCGTGGTAGCCGGATCTGGGTGGAGGGCGTCCACGACGCCGCGCTGGTGGAGCGGGTGTGGGGCCACGATCTGCGCGTCGAGGGCGTGGTCGTCGAGCATCTGGAGGGCTTGGACAACCTGGCCGCGCGGCTGGCGGACTTCGAGCCGGGCCCCGGCCGGCGGGTCGGCGTGCTGGTCGACCATCTGGTGACCGGATCGAAAGAGACCCAGCTGACCACCGGGCTCGGACCGCACGTGCTGGTGACCGGGCACCCGTTCATCGATGTCTGGCAGGCGGTGCGCCCCTCGACCGTGGGGATCGCGCAATGGCCGCAGGTGCCGCGCGGCGAGGATTGGAAGACCGGGGTCTGCGCACGCCTGCGCTGGGGCACACCGCAGGACGGATGGCGGCGAGTCTACGGCGCGGTGACCTCCTTCCGCGACCTGGAGGCACCGCTCATCGGCGCGGTGGAGCGCCTCATCGACTTCGTCACGGAACCGGAATAG